The window CAGTTTCTCATTCTTTTTTCCGAATATGTACCGCTTGTATTTATCAAGTTCAAAGTTCAGCTCCTGGATCTGCTGATCCTTTTCGGATATTAATTCCAGCGACTTTTTATGCGCGGCAAGTGCCTGCCGCTTCGGCGGTCCGATCATAGAGTAATTTATAGTCCGTCGCTGTATCTTCCATTACCCGAAGATAAGGCATAAAAACTAGCTATACAACCTTATGAGGCACTTTTTTGTGGCTTTTTATACCTGATTTTTGACCTAATTCACTTGTTGATATCGTTTTCTGAGGCGAACCGAATCCAGCATTACACCTTGCAGAAGAAGTGTTAACTGCTGGCTGGTGATGGATATATCTTCACCTTGTGGCCATTCAAAAGTACCTTGTTCCAGTTTTTTGACATACATGGCAAAACCATCCCGATCCCACCGTGCGACGGACCGTTGTAAGAGTCGGATCTGATTAAGTCGTTTGCCCAGAAAAACGAAAACATCACCACTTGACGGATCAAAGCCCAGTTCATTCTGGACCAGGCCAGCCAGGCTATAGATGCCAAAACGCATATCTGTC is drawn from Dyadobacter subterraneus and contains these coding sequences:
- the tnpB gene encoding IS66 family insertion sequence element accessory protein TnpB (TnpB, as the term is used for proteins encoded by IS66 family insertion elements, is considered an accessory protein, since TnpC, encoded by a neighboring gene, is a DDE family transposase.), which gives rise to MLALSHSCRYFLYRSPTDMRFGIYSLAGLVQNELGFDPSSGDVFVFLGKRLNQIRLLQRSVARWDRDGFAMYVKKLEQGTFEWPQGEDISITSQQLTLLLQGVMLDSVRLRKRYQQVN